The following are encoded in a window of Amaranthus tricolor cultivar Red isolate AtriRed21 chromosome 2, ASM2621246v1, whole genome shotgun sequence genomic DNA:
- the LOC130805346 gene encoding protein SENSITIVE TO PROTON RHIZOTOXICITY 2-like, with protein sequence MIPGSGPCFPSTSDPDDLPNHTDLYHDVIEASFDGAVLGSDTQFRSLLCSLTVLKQKVHEVESLIGLFLSHDTHQQGQPFANISSLIQEIVVNASSMMFNCQQMTIGSSQTGHNNRHVQAQSETNPNQFVSCGVSKITADNTHQGFLDGDHNLFNWYNNDSYNSSYVNNIVRAESCSRSTVTTTAPNSKARVKRLSTALMSEPYDLVEPDAADLLAKYTHYCQVCGKGFKRDANLRMHMRAHGDEYKSNAALTNPLKKEVTNEENNEIKPPRKYSCPQQGCRWNKNHVKFQPLKSIICVKNHYKRSHCPKMYVCKRCNRKNFSVLSDLRTHEKHCGDRKWQCSCGTTFSRKDKLMGHVALFVGHNPVNPQGEGDCNIDNQRTMQIQFQDRG encoded by the coding sequence ATGATTCCAGGATCAGGCCCATGTTTTCCTAGCACGTCCGACCCAGATGACTTACCGAACCATACCGATTTATACCATGATGTAATCGAAGCTAGCTTCGATGGCGCAGTTCTTGGGTCGGACACACAGTTCCGATCCTTACTGTGCAGTCTTACTGTTCTGAAGCAGAAAGTACATGAAGTTGAATCATTGATTGGTTTGTTTTTGTCTCATGACACCCATCAACAAGGTCAACCCTTTGCAAACATCAGCTCATTAATACAAGAAATTGTGGTGAATGCTTCTTCTATGATGTTCAATTGTCAACAAATGACAATTGGGTCATCACAAACAGGTCATAACAATAGACATGTGCAGGCTCAGTCTGAAACTAATCCAAACCAATTTGTGTCTTGTGGGGTTAGTAAGATCACTGCTGATAATACCCATCAAGGGTTTTTAGATGGAGATCATAATCTGTTTAATTGGTATAATAATGATAGTTACAATAGTAGTTACGTGAACAACATTGTGAGAGCAGAGAGTTGTTCGAGATCGACTGTAACGACTACAGCACCCAACTCAAAGGCCCGAGTGAAAAGATTGTCGACAGCATTGATGAGCGAGCCATACGATCTTGTTGAGCCTGACGCGGCAGATCTGCTAGCAAAGTACACCCATTACTGTCAAGTATGCGGTAAAGGATTCAAACGAGATGCCAATCTAAGGATGCATATGCGCGCGCATGGGGATGAGTACAAGTCTAATGCAGCGCTTACAAATCCGTTAAAAAAGGAGGTCACGAACGAGGAGAATAACGAGATTAAACCCCCGAGGAAGTACTCATGTCCACAACAGGGGTGCAGATGGAATAAGAATCATGTGAAGTTTCAACCGTTAAAGTCGATAATTTGTGTGAAAAATCATTATAAGAGAAGTCATTGTCCAAAGATGTATGTTTGTAAGAGATGTAACAGGAAGAATTTTTCGGTGTTGTCGGATTTGAGGACACATGAGAAACATTGTGGGGATAGGAAATGGCAGTGTTCATGTGGGACTACATTTTCAAGAAAGGATAAACTTATGGGACATGTTGCTTTGTTTGTTGGGCATAATCCTGTCAATCCTCAAGGTGAAGGTGATTGTAATATTGATAATCAGAGAACAATGCAGATTCAGTTTCAGGATAGGGGTTAA